The following coding sequences lie in one Labrus bergylta chromosome 13, fLabBer1.1, whole genome shotgun sequence genomic window:
- the LOC109997937 gene encoding mid1-interacting protein 1-B yields MMMQLTESPTQKNSLFNAMNRFIGAVNNMDQTIMLPSMLRDVPLEDRDLSHLKTEEEEGDMYSYYQLLKSIRRDIEWGVRCAAADERRTITRMNSNASTYSSSSSSFSSSSSSSSSSMSSEEEDEEDEDLEKQFQFHLTGLQGVLSKLTLQANSVTKRYKEEIGI; encoded by the coding sequence ATGATGATGCAGCTGACAGAATCCCCCACCCAGAAAAACTCCCTCTTCAACGCCATGAACCGCTTCATCGGCGCCGTCAACAACATGGACCAGACCATCATGCTGCCCAGCATGCTGCGGGACGTCCCGCTGGAGGACCGTGATTTGAGTCACCTGAAAAccgaagaggaagagggggacaTGTACAGCTACTACCAGCTGCTCAAATCCATCCGCCGGGACATCGAGTGGGGGGTCAGGTGCGCTGCGGCGGACGAGAGGCGGACGATCACCCGCATGAACTCCAACGCCTCCACctactcatcatcatcatcatcattctcatcatcatcttcatcatcctcatcctcgATGTCATccgaggaggaagacgaggaagaCGAGGATCTGGAGAAGCAGTTCCAGTTCCACCTGACAGGGCTGCAAGGGGTGCTGTCCAAGCTCACGCTGCAGGCGAACTCCGTCACCAAGCGCTACAAGGAGGAGATTGGAATCTGA